A window of the Juglans microcarpa x Juglans regia isolate MS1-56 chromosome 5D, Jm3101_v1.0, whole genome shotgun sequence genome harbors these coding sequences:
- the LOC121264294 gene encoding calmodulin-binding protein 25-like, translated as MASSENLASIEPWAFRPAFADSWISEAFSRDNDSLTKALQKSFCGANLDFLQTDTISPLLNLIKPDTAPTTPTVSSLSGGSEPETVVPQKRQRNSIPAAPAGKVSKRKSRASKRSQTTFITADPANFRQMVQQVTGARLGNSQMPVVPILKPEPQRPGSRLPGPGCLPTLDTSAFLLDHHQQQAMRPNSAAGAVTGVSGAGQLSFGPNMGLADGGGVAGLDFDMTFPSFPTLESWKVM; from the coding sequence ATGGCGTCGTCTGAGAACTTGGCAAGTATCGAACCTTGGGCCTTCCGTCCGGCCTTCGCGGATTCGTGGATATCCGAAGCTTTTTCTCGCGACAACGACTCCCTCACCAAGGCTCTCCAGAAATCTTTCTGCGGTGCTAACTTGGACTTCCTGCAGACCGATACCATCTCTCCCTTGCTCAACCTCATCAAGCCCGACACGGCGCCCACCACCCCTACCGTCTCAAGTCTCTCTGGTGGCTCCGAACCAGAAACGGTGGTCCCCCAGAAACGCCAGCGTAACTCGATTCCGGCGGCGCCGGCGGGAAAGGTTTCGAAACGGAAGTCTCGCGCTTCGAAGCGGTCCCAGACGACCTTCATCACGGCGGATCCGGCCAACTTCCGTCAGATGGTACAGCAGGTGACCGGCGCAAGACTCGGAAACTCGCAGATGCCAGTGGTGCCGATCCTCAAACCAGAACCTCAGAGACCCGGCAGCCGGTTGCCGGGTCCGGGATGCTTACCGACCCTCGATACGTCAGCTTTTTTGCTGGATCATCACCAGCAGCAGGCGATGCGACCCAACTCGGCTGCTGGAGCCGTAACTGGGGTTTCCGGTGCTGGCCAACTCTCTTTCGGGCCAAATATGGGATTAGCTGATGGTGGCGGTGTTGCTGGCTTAGATTTCGACATGACTTTTCCGAGCTTTCCAACTTTAGAGTCGTGGAAAGTTATGTGA
- the LOC121264290 gene encoding putative FBD-associated F-box protein At5g56700 isoform X1, giving the protein MRERLTERERNAWGRKGKRKKKLQEKERLKGNHHFMDLSSAIHDAERPKLSIIDKIDEDECSITDLGDALLGLILSYLPTKDAVKTSVLAKIWQHQWMSISNLEFREEAQDDRALFVNFVERVLLLRESSAITKFFLECGVRYDSSRISSWVSTAVKHKVQELDLCFREIREPLVLPRCVFTCKSLLQLKIGQLNEIYDLKVPSSVCFSSLKILTLRRVRFPDDYSAKTLLSGCPVLEELNLIGCCWDNVKAVCISGSRLKNLTIKEMCIKNGICYHHNVDTEFVICGVKLEYFCYSGSLNHNYGFSHSSSAVNVSIETELRDWILHHRAFKLLMGLSYTKSLHVCLCVLVQVLSVSREMFSRLPVFSH; this is encoded by the exons atgagagagagactgacggaaagagagaggaacgcctggggaagaaagggaaagagaaagaaaaagcttcaagagaaagagagactgAAAG GAAACCATCACTTCATGGATTTAAGCTCTGCAATACACGATGCCGAAAGGCCAAAGCTCAGCATAATTGATAAAATCGATGAGGATGAATGTAGCATCACTGATCTAGGAGATGCACTTCTCGGGCTCATCCTATCTTATCTTCCCACAAAAGATGCAGTGAAAACTAGCGTGTTAGCAAAGATATGGCAACACCAGTGGATGTCCATCTCAAATCTTGAATTCAGAGAAGAGGCACAGGATGATAGGGCACTCTTTGTGAATTTTGTGGAGAGGGTTCTTTTGCTTCGTGAGTCCTCTGCCATAACAAAATTCTTTCTGGAGTGTGGTGTCCGATATGATTCGTCTCGCATTAGTAGTTGGGTATCCACTGCAGTGAAGCATAAGGTTCAAGAGTTAGATCTTTGTTTTCGGGAAATTAGAGAGCCACTCGTGCTGCCTCGTTGTGTATTTACTTGTAAATCACTACTGCAGTTAAAAATTGGACAGCTGAATGAGATCTACGATCTCAAGGTTCCTTCTTCTGTTTGCTTTTCAAGTCTCAAAATCTTGACTCTCAGGCGTGTTAGATTTCCAGACGATTATTCAGCAAAGACGCTCCTGTCTGGTTGCCCAGTGCTGGAGGAATTGAATTTGATCGGTTGCTGCTGGGACAATGTCAAGGCCGTCTGTATCTCTGGTTCCAGGCTTAAAAATTTAACCATAAAAGAGATGTGTATCAAGAATGGAATCTGTTACCACCACAACGTGGATACAGAGTTTGTGATCTGTGGAGTTAAGCTGGAGTACTTCTGTTACAGCGGTAGTTTAAATCATAATTATGGCTTTAGTCACTCATCCTCAGCAGTCAATGTATCCATTGAAACAGAGCTTAGAGATTGGATATTGCATCATCGTGCATTTAAGCTTCTTATGGGGCTCTCTTACACCAAAAGCCTACACGTTTGTCTGTGTGTTCTTGTTCAG GTTCTTTCTGTTTCAAGGGAGATGTTTTCTCGGCTGCCTGTTTTTTCTCACTAG
- the LOC121264290 gene encoding putative FBD-associated F-box protein At5g56700 isoform X2, translating into MDLSSAIHDAERPKLSIIDKIDEDECSITDLGDALLGLILSYLPTKDAVKTSVLAKIWQHQWMSISNLEFREEAQDDRALFVNFVERVLLLRESSAITKFFLECGVRYDSSRISSWVSTAVKHKVQELDLCFREIREPLVLPRCVFTCKSLLQLKIGQLNEIYDLKVPSSVCFSSLKILTLRRVRFPDDYSAKTLLSGCPVLEELNLIGCCWDNVKAVCISGSRLKNLTIKEMCIKNGICYHHNVDTEFVICGVKLEYFCYSGSLNHNYGFSHSSSAVNVSIETELRDWILHHRAFKLLMGLSYTKSLHVCLCVLVQVLSVSREMFSRLPVFSH; encoded by the exons ATGGATTTAAGCTCTGCAATACACGATGCCGAAAGGCCAAAGCTCAGCATAATTGATAAAATCGATGAGGATGAATGTAGCATCACTGATCTAGGAGATGCACTTCTCGGGCTCATCCTATCTTATCTTCCCACAAAAGATGCAGTGAAAACTAGCGTGTTAGCAAAGATATGGCAACACCAGTGGATGTCCATCTCAAATCTTGAATTCAGAGAAGAGGCACAGGATGATAGGGCACTCTTTGTGAATTTTGTGGAGAGGGTTCTTTTGCTTCGTGAGTCCTCTGCCATAACAAAATTCTTTCTGGAGTGTGGTGTCCGATATGATTCGTCTCGCATTAGTAGTTGGGTATCCACTGCAGTGAAGCATAAGGTTCAAGAGTTAGATCTTTGTTTTCGGGAAATTAGAGAGCCACTCGTGCTGCCTCGTTGTGTATTTACTTGTAAATCACTACTGCAGTTAAAAATTGGACAGCTGAATGAGATCTACGATCTCAAGGTTCCTTCTTCTGTTTGCTTTTCAAGTCTCAAAATCTTGACTCTCAGGCGTGTTAGATTTCCAGACGATTATTCAGCAAAGACGCTCCTGTCTGGTTGCCCAGTGCTGGAGGAATTGAATTTGATCGGTTGCTGCTGGGACAATGTCAAGGCCGTCTGTATCTCTGGTTCCAGGCTTAAAAATTTAACCATAAAAGAGATGTGTATCAAGAATGGAATCTGTTACCACCACAACGTGGATACAGAGTTTGTGATCTGTGGAGTTAAGCTGGAGTACTTCTGTTACAGCGGTAGTTTAAATCATAATTATGGCTTTAGTCACTCATCCTCAGCAGTCAATGTATCCATTGAAACAGAGCTTAGAGATTGGATATTGCATCATCGTGCATTTAAGCTTCTTATGGGGCTCTCTTACACCAAAAGCCTACACGTTTGTCTGTGTGTTCTTGTTCAG GTTCTTTCTGTTTCAAGGGAGATGTTTTCTCGGCTGCCTGTTTTTTCTCACTAG
- the LOC121264293 gene encoding protein sym-1-like has product MVPDSASLTFKAPLLHRFVGFSRRPTTLSGHLNRVPINPVQMRGSRSCASCQSYSYPSRFGHGSLFKSVGLSEMGFRQLGFGHFWVSAVPDGVSVGTGGNGGSGDGNSRGRGEGGGGGDGSDGDGGNNLPLISWYLALLAKYPVSTKALTSALLTLIGDLICQVVIDQVPSLDWKRTFLFTLLGLVLVGPTLHFWYLYLSRLVTLPGASGVFLRLLLDQFLFSPIFIGVFLATLVTLEGRPSQVIPKLQQEWLAAVLANWKLWIPFQFLNFRFVPQQFQVLAANFVALVWNVVLSFIAHKEIHSK; this is encoded by the exons ATGGTTCCAGACTCAGCATCGCTTACCTTCAAAGCCCCACTCCTACACCGTTTCGTGGGGTTTTCTCGCAGACCCACTACGCTTTCCGGCCACCTTAACCGGGTGCCCATAAACCCAGTCCAGATGAGAGGGTCTCGGAGCTGTGCTTCGTGCCAGTCTTACTCTTATCCGTCGAGGTTTGGTCATGGATCTTTGTTTAAGAGTGTGGGTCTTTCTGAAATGGGATTCAGGCAGCTGGGTTTTGGTCATTTTTGGGTTTCAGCAGTCCCGGATGGCGTGTCGGTTGGAACAGGTGGAAATGGGGGTTCTGGTGATGGAAATTCTCGTGGGAGAGGTGAAGGTGGTGGGGGTGGTGATGGCAGTGACGGTGACGGTGGAAATAACTTGCCCTTAATATCTTG GTATTTGGCTCTTCTTGCAAAGTATCCTGTGTCAACAAAAGCTCTGACATCTgcacttttaactttaattggAGATTTAATCTGTCAG GTTGTGATTGATCAAGTGCCATCGCTAGACTGGAAAAGGACCTTCCTGTTTACTCTGTTGGGTCTGGTGCTAGTGGGTCCCACATTGCATTTCTG gtatttgtatttgagtagaTTGGTAACATTGCCTGGAGCATCTGGTGTGTTCTTGCGGCTTTTACTAGATCAG TTCCTCTTTTCTCCTATATTTATTGGAGTTTTCTTAGCTACGCTGGTGACACTAGAAGGAAGGCCATCACAAGTCATTCCAAAGCTTCAGCAG GAGTGGTTGGCTGCTGTTCTTGCAAATTGGAAGTTGTGGATACCTTTCCAATTTCTCAACTTCCGATTTGTCCCCCAGCAATTTCAGGTCCTTGCTGCTAATTTTGTTGCTCTTGTATGGAATGTTGTTCTCTCCTTTATTGCACACAAGGAGATACATTCAAAATAG
- the LOC121264289 gene encoding uncharacterized protein LOC121264289: MPVCPKDWRCSEAISEHMKYSLLSVRDEVSFTLGLISIIGWSVAEIPQIITNYREKSAEGLSITFLLTWILGDVFNLLGCWLEPATLPTQYYMAVLYVVTCGILIAQALYYGHIYHQLKYNRSQHKDPKPNKLVAPVEVIPGDGEIGGKQVNDAERSNGSDTFGGEHILSSPIPLPEIPRSGSLERELYYMSARYLSRSHTPPAGSFLAQRMNYASLHAHNSIEEPLLRGLESRQSTPPPSIKTTLCVVSVMNFLGIYNSHQSADSKLYSVFKSQNEGVVIQVGRKLLQASRMVGGGLLQENDFEERLSIGSFLGWGMAVLYMGGRLPQIFLNIKRGNAEGLNPFMFIFALVGNATYIASILVSSLDWSRIKPNLPWLVDAGGCLLLDTVILYQFFYFRHWKPKENKFGHYNASLDDQGIV, from the exons ATGCCAGTGTGCCCCAAAGATTGGCGTTGCTCGGAGGCGATTAGTGAACACATGAAATATTCTCTTCTGAGTGTGAGAGATGAAGTTTCCTTCACCTTGGGCTTAATCAGTATTATCGGTTGGAGTGTAGCTGAGATACCTCAAATAATCACTAATTACAGAGAAAAGTCCGCAGAGGGCCTCTCTATCACTTTCTTGCTGACATGGATACTTGG GGATGTTTTCAACCTTCTCGGCTGCTGGCTGGAACCGGCTACt CTTCCAACACAATACTATATGGCAGTG TTATATGTAGTGACTTGCGGGATCCTCATTGCACAGGCCTTATACTATGGCCACATATATCATCAACTGAAATACAATAGAAGTCAGCACAAG GATCCAAAGCCTAACAAGTTGGTGGCACCAGTAGAAGTTATACCGGGGGATGGTGAAATTGGAGGGAAACAAGTAAATGACGCTGAGAGGAGTAATGGGTCTGACACTTTTGGTGGAGAACACATTTTGAGTTCACCTATTCCTCTTCCAGAAATTCCTAGAAGTGGTTCTCTTGAAAGAGAACTATACTACAT GTCAGCAAGATATCTATCAAGGAGTCATACTCCCCCAGCAGGATCTTTCCTAGCACAAAGAATGAATTATGCATCTCTTCATGCTCATAATTCTATTGAAGAGCCCTTGCTTCGTGGACTTGAGTCCAGACAATCTACTCCGCCACCAAGCATCAAGACTACTCTTTGTGTG GTCTCTGTTATGAATTTTCTTGGTATTTACAATTCCCATCAGTCAGCGGACAGCAAACTTTATTCAGTGTTCAAAAGTCAAAATGAAGGAGTTGTAATACAAGTAGGCAGAAAGCTTTTGCAGGCAAGCAGAATG GTAGGCGGTGGGCTGTTGcaagaaaatgattttgaagaaaGACTGAGTATTGGAAGTTTCCTTGGCTGGGGAATGGCAGTTCTATACATGGGTGGAAGGCTTCCTCAGATTTTCTTAAAT ATTAAAAGGGGCAATGCTGAG GGGCTTAATCCTTTCATGTTCATCTTTGCTTTGGTTGGAAATGCTACTTACATAGCCAG CATACTTGTAAGCAGCTTGGATTGGTcaagaattaaaccaaatctaCCATGGCTGGTGGATGCAGGAGGATGCTTACTTCTCGATACAGTT ATACTATATCAATTTTTCTACTTCCGTCATTGGAAACCCAAAGAGAATAAGTTTGGACATTACAATGCCAGCTTAGATGACCAAGGAATAGTATGA
- the LOC121266202 gene encoding protein PLANT CADMIUM RESISTANCE 10: MKSQSSYVPPPYVPLGQSDSASEIVLGNEDIPTHGHASNGPLQWSSGICACFDDMQSCCVGFFCPCFLFGKNAEFLGSGTLIGSCMTHFILWALFNSVCCLLTDGTLLALPGFFISCYACGYRRALRSEYNLQEAPCGDFVTHFFCHLCAICQEYREIRERSGDLGSPDLNLAVVTAPPVQTMESASKE, translated from the exons ATGAAAAGCCAGAGCAGTTATGTGCCGCCCCCTTATGTGCCTTTGGGACAGTCAGATTCAGCATCAGAGATTGTTCTGGGCAATGAAGATATTCCTACACATGGTCATGCCAGCAACGGACCGTTGCAATGGTCTTCTGGAATCTGTGCATGTTTCGATGATATGCAGAGCT GTTGTGTAGGTTTTTTTTGTCCTTGCTTTCTTTTTGGGAAGAATGCAGAATTTCTCGGCTCTGGGACTCTGATAGGATCGTGCATGACCCATTTTATTTTGTGGGCTCTTTTCAATTCTGTTTGTTGCTTGTTGACCGACGGCACTTTGTTGGCTTTACCTGGATTCTTTATCTCATGCTATGCTTGTGGATACCGTAGGGCTCTACGGTCAGAGTATAATTTGCAG GAAGCGCCATGCGGAGACTTTGTTACTCATTTCTTCTGCCATTTGTGTGCCATCTGTCAAGAGTACCGGGAGATCCGTGAAAGGTCTGGTGATTTGGGATCCCCTGATCTGAATTTGGCTGTAGTCACAGCTCCACCAGTGCAGACAATGGAATCGGCTTCCAAGGAGTAG